From the genome of Hymenobacter cellulosilyticus, one region includes:
- the rpsU gene encoding 30S ribosomal protein S21, with the protein MIIVQIKDNESVDRALKRFKKKFERTGVLKELRRRTFFQKPSVTKRKQKEKAVYKQTMYATDNY; encoded by the coding sequence ATGATCATCGTCCAGATTAAGGATAACGAGTCTGTTGACCGTGCCTTGAAGCGTTTTAAGAAGAAGTTTGAGCGCACCGGCGTTCTGAAGGAGCTGCGTCGCCGCACGTTCTTCCAGAAGCCTTCGGTTACCAAGCGTAAGCAGAAGGAGAAGGCCGTGTACAAGCAGACGATGTACGCTACCGATAACTACTAG
- a CDS encoding tyrosine-type recombinase/integrase produces the protein MELFFDYLRFERRYSPHTVLSYQTDLRQFSDYLKATYELEQPEQADHTLIRSWVVTLMQQQLDPRTVNRKIACLRSYYKFLLRTNVISKNPMLRIKSPKVAKKLPDFVPEDSLNGLLNSFEFPPTFVGSRDQAVLELLYGTGIRLSELIGIKHEDLSLSGKTVRVTGKGNKQRIVPLNPSLIIVLERYIAQKQVEFGGADNARGPLLVTEKLEPIYEKLVYRTVKHYLSQITTASSQQHPHVLRHSFATHLLSKGADLNAIKELLGHANLAATQVYTHLSIDKLKSVFEKAHPKA, from the coding sequence ATGGAATTATTTTTTGATTATCTGCGGTTCGAACGGCGCTACAGTCCCCACACGGTGCTGTCGTACCAAACCGACCTGCGGCAGTTCTCGGACTACCTCAAGGCCACTTACGAGCTTGAGCAGCCCGAGCAGGCCGACCACACCCTGATTCGCTCTTGGGTGGTCACGCTGATGCAGCAGCAGCTGGATCCGCGCACCGTGAATCGTAAAATTGCCTGCCTGCGCTCCTACTACAAGTTCTTGCTGCGCACGAATGTCATCAGCAAAAACCCGATGCTGCGCATCAAGTCGCCGAAGGTGGCCAAGAAGCTGCCCGACTTTGTGCCCGAGGACTCGCTCAACGGGCTGCTCAACTCTTTTGAGTTTCCACCCACCTTCGTCGGTTCCCGGGACCAAGCTGTGCTGGAGCTGCTCTATGGCACCGGAATTCGTTTGTCGGAGCTTATCGGCATCAAGCACGAAGACCTGAGTCTGAGTGGCAAAACCGTGCGCGTGACCGGCAAAGGCAATAAGCAGCGCATCGTGCCGCTGAACCCCAGCCTCATAATAGTTCTTGAACGCTATATAGCGCAGAAGCAGGTTGAATTTGGCGGTGCCGACAACGCCCGCGGGCCCCTACTCGTTACGGAGAAGCTAGAGCCTATTTACGAAAAGCTTGTGTACCGCACCGTGAAGCACTATTTAAGCCAGATTACGACGGCCTCCTCGCAGCAGCACCCCCACGTGCTGCGGCACTCCTTTGCTACCCATCTGCTCAGCAAGGGCGCCGACCTGAACGCCATCAAGGAGCTGCTTGGCCACGCCAACTTGGCCGCGACACAGGTATACACACACTT